In a genomic window of Trachemys scripta elegans isolate TJP31775 chromosome 12, CAS_Tse_1.0, whole genome shotgun sequence:
- the LOC117885378 gene encoding interferon-inducible GTPase 5-like: protein MIKRQPRPGVEFLDGAATMQPTPACWGTACLDQSPGLLSESASQGYDSRFGCKWSWVHILDEPSHQTFANGLEKKAGSSVGKRAIWVGLKRGSLEQGESYGNLLAHLETEDPSEAACKVKEELESFENATLNIAITGETGAGKSSFINAIRGVGHEDENVAATGETETTRKPTPYPHPTYPKVTFWDMPGVETPDFQIDQYPEKVNFDSYDFFIIIASERFKSSHAKLTREIWGMGKKFYFVRSKVDADLYNAKRQRPSTYKEEKILEMIKENCVQHLEAEGMTSPKVFLLSSFDLEKYDFHDLVDTLEHELPSHKRHAFLLSLPNVSPQTLQKKKEALKQQLWKLALLLGAASRGMAAIPGSRSKSLSLAFNVPISLKCMCDYSKSFGLEDDSLEKLAQLSGKSVSDLKAVIKTPLAKDLTVKYVWELQSQSPVLLTLKSMGVLLSSSMGAKLQAMTETWMLVAVFCVMCPHSWWNFL, encoded by the exons TGGGGAACCGCCTGCCTGGATCAGTCCCCGGGGCTTCTCTCGGAGAGTGCCAGCCAA GGGTATGATTCTCGCTTTGGGTGCAAGTGGTCCTGGGTTCATATCCTGGACGAGCCCAGCCATCAGACTTTTGCAAATGGCTTGGAGAAAAAG GCAGGGAGCTCTGTAGGGAAGCGTGCGATCTGGGTCGGTCTGAAAAGAGGCAGCCTAGAGCAAGGCGAG AGCTATGGAAACCTCCTGGCTCATTTAGAAACTGAAGACCCATCAGAAGCAGCTTGCAAAGTGAAGGAGGAATTGGAGTCATTTGAAAATGCCACGCTAAATATCGCCATCACGGGAGAGACAGGTGCTGGAAAATCATCCTTCATCAATGCCATCCGGGGTGTGGGACACGAGGATGAAAATGTGGCTGCGACTGGGGagacagaaacaacaaggaagcCAACTCCTTATCCACACCCAACCTACCCCAAAGTAACATTCTGGGACATGCCAGGAGTTGAAACACCAGATTTTCAGATAGACCAATATCCTGAAAAAGTAAACTTTGACAGCTATGATTTCTTCATCATTATAGCTTCTGAGCGATTCAAATCCAGCCATGCCAAGCTCACGAGGGAGATTTGGGGAATGGGAAAGAAGTTTTACTTTGTGCGCTCCAAAGTAGATGCTGACTTGTATAATGCCAAGAGGCAACGACCCTCCACCTACAAGGAGGAGAAAATCTTGGAGATGATTAAAGAGAATTGCGTACAGCACCTTGAAGCAGAAGGGATGACCTCTCCTAAGGTTTTCCTTCTCTCCAGCTTTGATCTAGAGAAGTATGATTTCCACGACCTAGTGGACACTTTGGAACATGAACTTCCCAGTCACAAGAGACACGCTTTCCTGCTCAGCCTGCCGAACGTTTCTCCACAGACCTTACAAAAGAAGAAGGAAGCCCTAAAACAGCAGCTATGGAAATTAGCCCTCCTGTTGGGAGCTGCGTCTCGAGGCATGGCTGCGATTCCTGGTTCTCGtagcaaaagtctctctcttgcttttaATGTTCCCATCTCGCTGAAATGCATGTGCGACTATTCCAAGAGCTTCGGCCTGGAGGACGACTCCCTTGAAAAACTCGCTCAGCTCTCTGGAAAGTCTGTCAGTGACCTGAAAGCCGTGATAAAAACCCCTTTGGCCAAAGATCTAACAGTCAAATATGTGTGGGAATTACAGAGCCAGAGCCCAGTCCTGctcactttgaagtcaatgggcgtttTATTATCATCTTCAATGGGAGCTAAATTGCAGGCCATGACTGAGACTTGGATGCTGGTAGCAGTATTTTGTGTTATGTGCCCTCACAGCTGGTGGAATTTCTTATAG